A stretch of the Vigna unguiculata cultivar IT97K-499-35 unplaced genomic scaffold, ASM411807v1 contig_697, whole genome shotgun sequence genome encodes the following:
- the LOC114172824 gene encoding protein Iojap, chloroplastic-like isoform X2, whose translation MYEDLINNYGKVVFSRKDKKPASAEIDDDAESLSFAMELASVASEVKAADIKVLFVKPLVYWTRFFIIATAFSRPQIDAIGSRMRDRAEKKYGKIPTGDTKPNSWTLLDFGDVVVHIFLPSQRTFYNLEEFYGNATPVELPFENQPPFRS comes from the exons ATGTATgaagatttaattaataattatggaAAAGTGGTATTTAGTAGAAAAGACAAAAAGCCTGCTAGCGCAGAGATTGATGATGATGCTGAAAGCCTGTCAT TTGCTATGGAATTGGCTTCGGTTGCAAGCGAGGTTAAGGCAGCAGATATAAAGGTCTTGTTTGTGAAGCCACTTGTTTACTGGACCCGATTTTTTATCATAGCTACAGCATTTTCCCGTCCGCAGATTGATGCTATCGG GTCCAGGATGAGAGATCGAGCTGagaaaaaatatggaaaaattCCAACAGGAGATACAAAGCCCAACTCATGGACCCTGTTGGACTTCG GTGATGTTGTTGTACACATCTTCCTTCCCTCACAGAGAACTTTCTACAATTTGGAAGAGTTTTATGGTAATGCAACACCGGTAGAGCTTCCTTTTGAGAATCAACCACCATTTCGTAGTTGA
- the LOC114172824 gene encoding protein Iojap, chloroplastic-like isoform X3, with the protein MIAMELASVASEVKAADIKVLFVKPLVYWTRFFIIATAFSRPQIDAIGSRMRDRAEKKYGKIPTGDTKPNSWTLLDFGDVVVHIFLPSQRTFYNLEEFYGNATPVELPFENQPPFRS; encoded by the exons ATGA TTGCTATGGAATTGGCTTCGGTTGCAAGCGAGGTTAAGGCAGCAGATATAAAGGTCTTGTTTGTGAAGCCACTTGTTTACTGGACCCGATTTTTTATCATAGCTACAGCATTTTCCCGTCCGCAGATTGATGCTATCGG GTCCAGGATGAGAGATCGAGCTGagaaaaaatatggaaaaattCCAACAGGAGATACAAAGCCCAACTCATGGACCCTGTTGGACTTCG GTGATGTTGTTGTACACATCTTCCTTCCCTCACAGAGAACTTTCTACAATTTGGAAGAGTTTTATGGTAATGCAACACCGGTAGAGCTTCCTTTTGAGAATCAACCACCATTTCGTAGTTGA
- the LOC114172820 gene encoding uncharacterized protein LOC114172820 isoform X2, which produces MYEDLINNYGKVVFSRKDKKPASAEIDDDAESLSFAMELASVASEVKAADIKVLFVKPLVYWTRFFIIATAFSHPQIDAIGSRMRDRAEKKYGKIPTGDTKPNSWTLLDFVNMLLAQPIFFSPNFPTLIKKTNLRASLQPHNNFPPLRVSQMPKPLGVRARPKTLLAPLQKKSGVQICHSFKKESEVGGNDERDWTTSFLLFLLWAALIYYVFFLTPNQTPSRDLYFLKKLLNLKGDDGFRMNEVLVSLWYIMGLWPLVYNMLLLPTGRSSKNSIPVWPFLILSCFGGAYVLLPYFVLWKPPAPPVEETQLKTWPLNFLESKVTALISLVAGVAIIIYAGLAGQDVWKEFYQYFRESKFIHITSIDFIVLSTFAPFWVYNDMTARKWFDKGSWLLPISLIPYLGPGLYLLLRPSLSAVSISQTPVEPE; this is translated from the exons ATGTATgaagatttaattaataattatggaAAAGTGGTATTTAGTAGAAAAGACAAAAAGCCTGCTAGCGCAGAGATTGATGATGATGCTGAAAGCCTGTCAT TTGCTATGGAATTGGCTTCGGTTGCAAGTGAGGTTAAGGCAGCAGATATAAAGGTCTTGTTTGTGAAGCCACTTGTTTACTGGACCCGATTTTTTATCATAGCTACAGCATTTTCCCATCCGCAGATTGATGCTATCGG GTCCAGGATGAGAGATCGAGCTGagaaaaaatatggaaaaattCCAACAGGAGATACAAAGCCCAACTCATGGACCCTGTTGGACTTCG tgaacaTGCTGTTGGCTCAACCCATTTTCTTCTCTCCCAACTTTCCCACTCTCATCAAGAAGACAAATTTGAGAGCTTCACTTCAGCCCCACAACAATTTTCCTCCTCTCAGAGTTTCACAAATGCCAAAACCACTTGGTGTGAGAGCAAGACCCAAAACCCTGTTGGCTCCGCTTCAGAAAAAGAGTGGTGTCCAAATCTGCCATAGCTTCAAGAAAGAGAGCGAAGTTGGTGGGAATGACGAAAGAGACTGGACAACCTCCTTTTTGCTCTTTCTCCTGTGGGCAGCACTCATCTACTATGTCTTCTTTCTCACCCCAAACCAGACCCCG TCAAGGGATTTATATTTCCTGAAAAAGCTCCTGAATCTGAAAGGGGATGATGGTTTCAGAATGAATGAAGTGTTAGTATCATTGTGGTATATAATGGGCTTGTGGCCATTGGTATATAACATGCTCTTGCTTCCTACAGGAAGAAG CTCAAAAAACAGTATTCCTGTATGGCCCTTCCTGATACTTTCATGTTTTGGAGGTGCATATGTACTTCTTCCTTATTTTGTACTTTGGAAACCGCCAGCACCTCCTGTTGAAGAAACTCAGCTTAAAACATGGCCCTTGAATTTTCTGGAATCAAAAGTAACTGCATTG ATATCACTTGTTGCAGGGGTAGCCATCATAATTTATGCTGGTTTAGCTGGACAAGATGTGTGGAAAGAATTTTACCAGTACTTTAGGGAAAGCAAATTT ATTCATATTACCTCCATTGATTTTATTGTACTTTCCACATTTGCACCATTCTGGGTATACAACGACATGACTGCACGAAAATG GTTTGACAAAGGTTCTTGGCTTCTTCCCATATCATTGATACCATATTTAGGGCCTGGTTTGTACCTTCTCCTACGGCCATCATTATCAGCAGTGTCCATTTCGCAAACTCCTGTTGAACCAGAGTGA
- the LOC114172820 gene encoding uncharacterized protein LOC114172820 isoform X1, whose translation MLPSSTVLSLAGAGTVLTVIFSGELGHLKAKCSPRPRKVFSRWCIKELYLQQHSINGFKSKKQNSLSSFAFGKKAEDSFFSDVNEDTDDMYEDLINNYGKVVFSRKDKKPASAEIDDDAESLSFAMELASVASEVKAADIKVLFVKPLVYWTRFFIIATAFSHPQIDAIGSRMRDRAEKKYGKIPTGDTKPNSWTLLDFVNMLLAQPIFFSPNFPTLIKKTNLRASLQPHNNFPPLRVSQMPKPLGVRARPKTLLAPLQKKSGVQICHSFKKESEVGGNDERDWTTSFLLFLLWAALIYYVFFLTPNQTPSRDLYFLKKLLNLKGDDGFRMNEVLVSLWYIMGLWPLVYNMLLLPTGRSSKNSIPVWPFLILSCFGGAYVLLPYFVLWKPPAPPVEETQLKTWPLNFLESKVTALISLVAGVAIIIYAGLAGQDVWKEFYQYFRESKFIHITSIDFIVLSTFAPFWVYNDMTARKWFDKGSWLLPISLIPYLGPGLYLLLRPSLSAVSISQTPVEPE comes from the exons ATGCTACCATCATCCACTGTTCTGTCTCTCGCCGGTGCTGGCACCGTATTGACGGTGATTTTTTCCGGCGAATTGGGTCATCTCAAAGCCAAGTGTTCTCCCAGACCCAGAAAGGTTTTCAGCCGTTGGTGCATAAAGGAGCTTTATTTACAGCAACACTCCATCAATGGTTTCAAGTCCAAGAAGCAAAACTCACTTTCAAGCTTCGCATTCGGTAAAAAAGCCGAAGACAGCTTTTTCTCG GATGTAAATGAAGACACAGATGACATGTATgaagatttaattaataattatggaAAAGTGGTATTTAGTAGAAAAGACAAAAAGCCTGCTAGCGCAGAGATTGATGATGATGCTGAAAGCCTGTCAT TTGCTATGGAATTGGCTTCGGTTGCAAGTGAGGTTAAGGCAGCAGATATAAAGGTCTTGTTTGTGAAGCCACTTGTTTACTGGACCCGATTTTTTATCATAGCTACAGCATTTTCCCATCCGCAGATTGATGCTATCGG GTCCAGGATGAGAGATCGAGCTGagaaaaaatatggaaaaattCCAACAGGAGATACAAAGCCCAACTCATGGACCCTGTTGGACTTCG tgaacaTGCTGTTGGCTCAACCCATTTTCTTCTCTCCCAACTTTCCCACTCTCATCAAGAAGACAAATTTGAGAGCTTCACTTCAGCCCCACAACAATTTTCCTCCTCTCAGAGTTTCACAAATGCCAAAACCACTTGGTGTGAGAGCAAGACCCAAAACCCTGTTGGCTCCGCTTCAGAAAAAGAGTGGTGTCCAAATCTGCCATAGCTTCAAGAAAGAGAGCGAAGTTGGTGGGAATGACGAAAGAGACTGGACAACCTCCTTTTTGCTCTTTCTCCTGTGGGCAGCACTCATCTACTATGTCTTCTTTCTCACCCCAAACCAGACCCCG TCAAGGGATTTATATTTCCTGAAAAAGCTCCTGAATCTGAAAGGGGATGATGGTTTCAGAATGAATGAAGTGTTAGTATCATTGTGGTATATAATGGGCTTGTGGCCATTGGTATATAACATGCTCTTGCTTCCTACAGGAAGAAG CTCAAAAAACAGTATTCCTGTATGGCCCTTCCTGATACTTTCATGTTTTGGAGGTGCATATGTACTTCTTCCTTATTTTGTACTTTGGAAACCGCCAGCACCTCCTGTTGAAGAAACTCAGCTTAAAACATGGCCCTTGAATTTTCTGGAATCAAAAGTAACTGCATTG ATATCACTTGTTGCAGGGGTAGCCATCATAATTTATGCTGGTTTAGCTGGACAAGATGTGTGGAAAGAATTTTACCAGTACTTTAGGGAAAGCAAATTT ATTCATATTACCTCCATTGATTTTATTGTACTTTCCACATTTGCACCATTCTGGGTATACAACGACATGACTGCACGAAAATG GTTTGACAAAGGTTCTTGGCTTCTTCCCATATCATTGATACCATATTTAGGGCCTGGTTTGTACCTTCTCCTACGGCCATCATTATCAGCAGTGTCCATTTCGCAAACTCCTGTTGAACCAGAGTGA
- the LOC114172823 gene encoding F-box protein At5g46170-like: MSSQRADLACRIFPEPDASQIDHFDRLPDSLLLLVFNKIGDVKALGRCCVVSRRFHSLVPQVENVVVRVDCVISDDDSSSSSAASDKSRGPFWNLLRLVFGGIVKPIQTLGQFLGPKRPSSSSPTPSSSIAVGTDDDSDAGVTHHSPTQVLKNFNEIRLLRIELPSGELGIEDGVLLKWCTVCPIGQSAKTNPQVHLVGKTRT, translated from the coding sequence ATGTCCTCTCAGCGCGCAGATCTAGCGTGCCGGATCTTCCCGGAACCCGATGCATCCCAAATCGACCACTTCGACCGCCTCCCGGATTCCCTCCTCCTCCTCGTCTTCAACAAGATCGGCGACGTAAAAGCCCTAGGCCGCTGCTGCGTCGTTTCTCGCCGCTTCCACTCCCTCGTCCCCCAGGTCGAAAACGTCGTCGTCCGCGTCGACTGCGTCATCTCCGACGACgactcttcttcctcctccgcCGCCTCCGACAAGTCCCGCGGCCCTTTCTGGAACCTCCTCCGCCTCGTCTTCGGCGGAATCGTTAAGCCCATCCAAACCCTCGGCCAGTTTCTCGGCCCCAAACGCCCATCCTCTTCCTCCCCCACCCCATCCTCCTCCATTGCCGTCGGCACCGATGATGACTCAGACGCCGGCGTCACGCACCACTCCCCCACTCAGGTCCTCAAAAACTTCAACGAGATTCGCCTCCTCCGGATCGAGCTCCCCAGCGGTGAGCTTGGCATCGAAGACGGTGTCCTCCTTAAATGGTGTACTGTATGTCCCATCGGTCAATCGGCCAAAACCAATCCTCAGGTCCATCTGGTTGGAAAAACTCGTACATAA